The DNA window AAGAAGGAGAAGATATGAAAAAAATAATGTTACTGTTAGGAATATTTAGTCTGTTTTCTTTAAGTTTGTATCCAGCACCAGATTTAAGCAACAATGATTATAAAATAATTATGAGTTCTCAAAATATGAAAGATGAAAAAGAAGAACTTATGGATATTAATAAAGTTAGTGAACAAGATATGTTAGCTAGAAAAGTATCTAAAAGTTATGTAAGTAAAATTATAGAATATAGAGAAATAACTGGTGGTTTTGATAAACTAGAAGATATGAAAAGAATAAAAGGTATAGGAGATGCAACTTATCAAAAATTATCTAAGGTTTTTAAGGTAGGTTCAGAACCAAATAAAAAGATGTTAAATATTAATTCAGCTAATGAGATAACTTTAAAATATTATGGCTTTTCTAAAAAAGAGATTAAAAAAATTCAAAAATATTTAGATAAAAATGATAGAATAACTGATAATATTGAATTTCAAAAGATAGTAAATAAGAAGACTTATGAAAGATTAAAAGATTTAATCAATTATGATGGAGGAAAAAGATAATGGGAAGATTAATAAGAGGAATAAGTAAAAATGCTAGATTTTTTGTGGCAGATACAACAGATGTAGTTCAAGAAGCCTTAGATATACATAAATATGATGAATATTCTATGAAAATATTTGGAAAATTTTGTACTTTGGCAAGCTTGATGGGAGCAACATTAAAAGGAGAAGATAAATTAACTATTAGGACAGATACTGATGGATATATAAAAAATATAGTTGTAACTTCAGATGCTAATGGAAATGTAAAAGGTTATCTTGTAAATACAACAGATGAAAATTTTGATAGTTTGGGAAAAGGTACAATGAGAATAATAAAAGATATGGGCTTAAAAGAGCCTTATGTAGCAATCAGTGATATTGATTATTCAAATTTACCTAATGATATAAGTGCATTTTTCTATAATTCAGAACAAATTCCAACAGTAATTTCACTTGCTGTTGAGTGCACAAATGATGGAAAAATTTTATGTGCAGGGGCTTTTATGGTGCAGTTGCTACCTAATGCAGATGAAGACTTTATAACTAAATTAGAAAGAAAAGCAGAAGCTATAAGACCTATGAATGAGCTTATGAAAGGTGGAATGTCACTTGAAAGAATAATAAATCTTCTATATGATGATATGGACACAGAAGATGATAGTTTAGTTGAGGAATATGAAATCTTGGAAGAAAAAGAAATAAAATATAGTTGTGATTGCAGTGCTGAAAGATTTCAAAAAAGTATTATGACACTTGGAAAAGAAGAATTAAAACATATTTTTGAAGAAGAAAAAGAAATTGAAGCTCAATGTCAATTCTGTGGTAAAAAATACAAATTTACTGAAAATGATTTTGAAGATATATTGAAAAAGTAAAGAAAGATAGGGGTAATGTGATTAAAATATCTTATGATTTACCAAATAGCTTAGATTATATAAAGCTTAGAGTTAATTCTGGAATGGGAAATAAAAAATCTATAGAAAGAGTTGATATAGCATTAAAAAATTCTCTATTTACAATTTCTTTATATGATGAAAAAAAATTAATTGGAATGGGAAGAATAATTGGAGATAGTGGAATTAGCTATGCTGTAACAGATATTATGGTGGATAAGGAATATCAAGGAAAAGGATATGGTAGATTAATTATGAAAGAAATAGATAATTATTTTTCCGAAAATACAGATGAAGATTGCTATATAATTCTGATTGCAAATTTACCAGCAGATAAGTTATACTCAAAATTTTCTTTTGAATATTTACCTGATAGTAAATGTGGAATGTTAAGAAAACAAAAGAAATAAGTATTAAAATCCCCTAAGGGTGAGGGGATTTTTTATTTTCTATTATATCTCCACCATAACAGTAGCAAGAACAATATTATTAAAAATGTTGTTCCTCCATCAAAGTTGATAGCCTCAATATAAATACTCATAAAAATCGCCCTCCTAAAAAATAGTATTTTCTGTCTTGCTTAAGGACAGAATAAAAGCGTTCATCAAATGAACGCCTTTATCCCAAGCTTAAATTAAATACTATTTTTTAGTTTTCCCCTTAGGGTTGTTACTACATTTAATATAACATAATAAGTTTTAGATGTCAATTAAGAACAAAAAAGTGAACTGCTATTGCAAGAACTATAAGTATAATTAAAAAATAGATATCAGATTTTTTTAATTCTTTACCTTTAAGAACAAATAACCAAAGTCCACAACATATAATAGCAGTAAATATATTATTATAAATTGAAGGAAAAGTTTCATCAAATTCAAATTTAAAAAGTAAAGTTTCTACAACATATCCTAAACAAACAATACCTAGAAATATATAAAGAGCATAACATATTCTTTTAAAAATATCCATAATAAGATACCTCCATATTATTATTCTGTTTATAAAGATTATACCAAAATAATAAAGACTACTCAATATCTTTTATGGTATAATGTAATGTAAAATATAAAGATTAGAATAGAGGAAAAAATGAAAGTATTAGTAGTAGGAGATATAGTAGGAAGACCTGGAAGAAATACTTTACAGGTATTTTTAGAAAAATATAAAGATAATTATGATTTTATAATAGTAAATGGAGAAAATTCAGCAGCTGGTTTTGGAATTACAATAAAAATAGCAGATGAGTTTTTATCTTGGGGAGTAGATGTAATAAGTGGAGGAAATCATAGTTGGGATAAAAAAGAAATCTATGAATATATGGATAATTCAGATAGAATTTTAAGACCTGCTAATTATCCAGAAGGAGTTTCTGGAAAAGGTTACACAATTTTAGAAGATAAAAAGGGAAATAAAATTGCATTAATATCTTTACAAGGTAGAGTTTTTATGAGTGCTGTTGACTGTCCTTTTAGAACTGTAAGGAAATTAATAGATGAAATTTCAAAAACAACTAAAAATATAATAGTTGATTTTCATGCAGAAGCAACTTCTGAAAAAATAGCACTAGGGAAATATTTAGATGGAGATATTTCACTTTTCTATGGAACTCACACTCATGTACAAACAGCTGATGAAAGAATATTAAATAATGGAACTGGGTATATTTCAGATATAGGAATGACAGGTTCACAAAATGGAGTTATAGGAACAAATTTAGAAACTATAATAAATAAATTTTTAACTTCATTACCACAAAAGTTTGAAGTTGCAGAAGGTGACGAACAACTATGTGGGATAGAAGTAGAAATTGATGAAAAAACTGGAAAATGTCAAAAAATAAAAAGAATAAATTGGAGTGAAAATGAAGGTTTTAGAAGCTAAAATTATCTATGAAAGTGATGATTTTGAAAAATACAAGAAAATAATTTCAGATATATTCTATAATTTTGGGGTTACTGGCTTAAAGATAGAAGAGCCTATTTTAAATAAAGACCCTTTAAATTTCTACAAGGATGAGAAACAATTTTTAATTTCAGAAAATTCAGTATCCGCCTATTTTCCATTGAATATTTACTCAGAAAAAAGAAAAAAAGTTTTAGAAGAAACTTTTGCTGAAAAGTTTTCAGAAGATGAAGATATAGTATATAACCTAGATTTCTATGAATATGATGAAGAAGATTATCAAAATAGTTGGAAAAAATACTTGTTTGTGGAAAAAGTTAGTGAAAAGTTTGTAGTAAAACCTACTTGGAGGGAATATGAAAAGCAAGATAATGAACTTGTTATAGAGCTTGACCCAGGTAGAGCCTTTGGAACAGGTTCACACCCCACAACTTCACTTCTATTAAAGTTAATGGAAAAACAAGATTTTTCTAATAAATCTATAATAGATATAGGCACAGGTTCTGGAATACTTATGATAGCAGGAAAGTTTTTAGGGGCTGGTGAAGTCTATGGAACAGATATAGATGAATTTTCTATGGAAGTTGCTAAGGAAAATCTAATTTTAAATAATATCTCTTTAAATGATGTAAAACTTTTAAAAGGGAATTTACTTGAAGTTATTGAAAATAAGAAATTTGATATAGTTGTATGTAATATTTTAGCAGATGTTTTAGTAAAATTGCTTGATGAAATTAAATACATTTTAAAAGAAAATTCAATAGTCCTATTTTCTGGAATAATTGAAGATAAATTAAATGAAGTGAT is part of the Fusobacterium nucleatum genome and encodes:
- the prmA gene encoding 50S ribosomal protein L11 methyltransferase, whose amino-acid sequence is MKVLEAKIIYESDDFEKYKKIISDIFYNFGVTGLKIEEPILNKDPLNFYKDEKQFLISENSVSAYFPLNIYSEKRKKVLEETFAEKFSEDEDIVYNLDFYEYDEEDYQNSWKKYLFVEKVSEKFVVKPTWREYEKQDNELVIELDPGRAFGTGSHPTTSLLLKLMEKQDFSNKSIIDIGTGSGILMIAGKFLGAGEVYGTDIDEFSMEVAKENLILNNISLNDVKLLKGNLLEVIENKKFDIVVCNILADVLVKLLDEIKYILKENSIVLFSGIIEDKLNEVISKAEDVGLEVVEIKADKEWRAVYFKRK
- a CDS encoding TIGR00282 family metallophosphoesterase — protein: MKVLVVGDIVGRPGRNTLQVFLEKYKDNYDFIIVNGENSAAGFGITIKIADEFLSWGVDVISGGNHSWDKKEIYEYMDNSDRILRPANYPEGVSGKGYTILEDKKGNKIALISLQGRVFMSAVDCPFRTVRKLIDEISKTTKNIIVDFHAEATSEKIALGKYLDGDISLFYGTHTHVQTADERILNNGTGYISDIGMTGSQNGVIGTNLETIINKFLTSLPQKFEVAEGDEQLCGIEVEIDEKTGKCQKIKRINWSENEGFRS
- a CDS encoding GNAT family N-acetyltransferase encodes the protein MGNKKSIERVDIALKNSLFTISLYDEKKLIGMGRIIGDSGISYAVTDIMVDKEYQGKGYGRLIMKEIDNYFSENTDEDCYIILIANLPADKLYSKFSFEYLPDSKCGMLRKQKK
- a CDS encoding ComEA family DNA-binding protein; protein product: MKKIMLLLGIFSLFSLSLYPAPDLSNNDYKIIMSSQNMKDEKEELMDINKVSEQDMLARKVSKSYVSKIIEYREITGGFDKLEDMKRIKGIGDATYQKLSKVFKVGSEPNKKMLNINSANEITLKYYGFSKKEIKKIQKYLDKNDRITDNIEFQKIVNKKTYERLKDLINYDGGKR
- a CDS encoding Hsp33 family molecular chaperone HslO — its product is MGRLIRGISKNARFFVADTTDVVQEALDIHKYDEYSMKIFGKFCTLASLMGATLKGEDKLTIRTDTDGYIKNIVVTSDANGNVKGYLVNTTDENFDSLGKGTMRIIKDMGLKEPYVAISDIDYSNLPNDISAFFYNSEQIPTVISLAVECTNDGKILCAGAFMVQLLPNADEDFITKLERKAEAIRPMNELMKGGMSLERIINLLYDDMDTEDDSLVEEYEILEEKEIKYSCDCSAERFQKSIMTLGKEELKHIFEEEKEIEAQCQFCGKKYKFTENDFEDILKK
- a CDS encoding GlyGly-CTERM sorting domain-containing protein (This protein contains a GlyGly-CTERM protein-sorting domain, as detected by TIGR03501. These domains are found at the C-terminus of secreted proteins in organisms that possess both rhombosortase, which is an intramembrane serine proteinase (see TIGR03902), and a type II secretion system (T2SS). In at least some cases, such as VesB from Vibrio cholerae, cleavage by rhombosortase is followed first by attachment of a glycerophosphoethanolamine-containing moiety, then by transport by the T2SS across the outer membrane and release into the medium in soluble form.) encodes the protein MSIYIEAINFDGGTTFLIILFLLLLWWRYNRK